From Aliamphritea hakodatensis:
GGGTATTATGGGCCGCTGTACACGCATTGCGTGATGACGTCGTTATGGCGTGGGCCAAACAGCAGTTTGCAGAACCGGCTGAAGAGATAAGCAGGGGGGCCATACTTGCCAGCAGCCGAATGGCAGTGACCAATCCTTATTTTATGGCACGCAATATTCAGCCCCTGCAGGCCGGCGGCAGTCTGGAAAGCCTGCAGATGCGTCCGTTCCATACGCTTAACGTCGGCAATGCCTGTGGCTATCACTATGCCTGTGTCGCGGTGGCGGCGATTAACGGTGGCTTTGTTTGCTATAACAGTCATCTTCAAAGCCTGCGGGAACAGGGCGAAAGCGATGCGGCAATTGATCAGGCGCTGCGACTGGTTGCCGGGCTTATGAGCATACGGCAGATACTCTTTAATGCACGACATTTCACGGCTGAAATCCGCTGAGGGATGCGTCATCTGAACGGCAGAACAGAGCGGAAATCAGGTTGCCAATCGGAAACCTCTGAGTGACACAGGAAATGCAATTTCCGGCGTTTTTTTTGATGAAGCATTTAATAAAAAACCGCCCGCAGCCCTTGGCTGGTCAGGGCGTAGCTGAAAAACGTTAAAAGTCTGTCGCTATTCGGTGAAAATAATTTTTAATGTCGCTATTTGATAAAATCTCCGGCCAAGATGTCGCTTTTTCGTATTCGACTTTCAGGGGAGTGATTAATATATCTCCTCATCTTATCCGCTGCGGAAAGATCAGGGGCAAACAGGGCATTTAAAAAAATCATGTAAGCCCGGTTTTCTGATCGGAAACCTTCCGGGTCTGCTATCAGATTCTTCTTAAGCGATACGGTTAAGCTGTTTACGGATAAATAGCATCAGGTTCAGATTTTAAAGTCTGTAAAGACTTAACATTGAATTCTTGGGAGTACCCGGATTCATCTCAGGGTATGAATTGAGTGTTGCTGTACACTGCTGGCTGACTGACAGCCGAGAGTATCGCACTTCGGAAATGTATCTTCACAGGTTAACCCTGACGGGTTACGGCCAGTGCCGGCTGTTTGCCTGAATATACAAAACCACGGGTGCAGCAGAAGCGTAAATATCTGAATTAATAATAATATTAGTGACTTGTGTCGTGCGGTAACGACCAAGGGGCGTCTGAGAGGGCATACTATGACTTCAGTTGTTATGCGACACCCTTTTAAAGAAACAAAAGAACAGACCCGTGTGGGCTTTCTGTTGCTGGACAATTTCACCATGATTGCCCTGGCTTCAGCGGTTGAACCGCTGCGCATGGCTAATCAGTTATCCGGTGAAGAACTGTACAGCTGGCATATGATTTCTGAAAATGGTGAGCAGGTTCGTGCCAGTGACGGTCTGTGTTTTACACCGGATGCCAGCATCAGCCATGCACCGGACGTGGATATTCTGATCGTTGCCGGCGGCGTAAACATTACCCGCAGCTACCGGCCCAAACAAATCAGCTGGATACAGGCTCAGGCCCGTCGCGGCATCGTGATCGGTGGCATCTGCACCGGCCCGTACGCGCTGGCACATGCCGGTCTGCTGGACGATCACGAATGCAGTGCTCACTGGGAATGTATCGCTGCGCTGCAGGAACGCTACCCGAAGGTTCGCTGTAATAACCGCCTGTTCACCATTGATCAGAAGCGTATGACCTCTTCAGGAGGCAACACTCCGATGGATATGTTCCTGCATCTGGTGGCATTACAACACGGCGCCAAGCTTTCCAGTGCTGTTTCAGACATGTTTGTCTGTGACCGTATCCGCAGCGAGTTTGATCAGCAGCGTATCCCGCTGCGTCAGTTGCACAACAATGGCCAGCCCAAGCCGAAACTGGTGGATATTATCGAACTGATGGAAGCCAACCTGGAAGAGCCGATCGAACTGGATGAACTGGCCCGTTTTGTAGACGTATCCCGCCGGCAGCTGGAGCGTATGTTCCATAAGTACCTTAACTGCTCGCCATCCCGTTACTACCTTAAGTTGCGTCTGGACCGCGCCCGTCAGTTACTGAAACAGTCGAGTATGTCGATTGTGGAAATTGCCAGCGCCTGTGGCTTTGTCTCGACACCGCACTTCAGCCGCTGCTACCGGAAGCACATCGGTATTTCTCCCCGGGACGAACGTAAGCGGGTCTGGGGCAAAGGGCATGAGACGGTGATGGGCGATCCCGCTGCAGATGAACAGCTGATTGCGCGGGCTGCACGTTCGTCTTCAGCGCTGTCTGAAGCCCAGGCAGAACCCAGCTTTGGTTCCGTTACACTCTGATACAGAACAGGTTAATAATAACCCGGACAGCTTAACGGCTCTCCGGGTTTTTTGTAGCCGTAGCTGCTATGATGCCGGCTCACAGGATTCATAAGGATTGATCACCCATGCCCCATTGCATACTTGAGTGCAGCCCGGAGATTTTAAAGCACTGTAACCAGCAGGTGCTGATGCAGCACTGCTTTGATGCTGCCGTTGCCAGTGGTCTGTTTTCGCCGGAGGACATTAAGGTGCGAATCCTGCGTCTTGAAAACCAGCAGGTGGGCGAAACCGCGCTGACACAATTACACACTGAAGTTAAAATTCTTGATGGCCGCACTGCAGAACAGCGCAAGCACCTGTCTGAGAAAGTGCTGCATGGGCTGCACACTTACCTGAGTGAGGCAGGGCTTAGCCAGGTATCCCTGAGTGTTGAAGTCAGTGAGATTGAACGGGCAAGTTACTCAAAGATCATATTGTAAACACTGATTTGAGAGTGTCTCCGTAATCGGTTGAATTTAAATGATTTTAAGGAAGCAATTGATGTTTTTTTCTAAGCGGCTATCGGTGTGTGCCGGGGTAGTATTCAGTACTGTATTTGCCTGTACAGCCCTGCAGGCTGAAGAGATTGGCAGCGTAGATACGGTATTCAAACTGCTGGGGGCGAATCATAAGATCGTCATTGAAGCCTTCGACGACCCAAGAATTCCCGGGGTAACCTGCCACCTGAGCCGGGCGAAAACCGGTGGTATCAGCGGCAGCCTGGGTCTGGCGGAAGATACCTCTGATGCGTCCATCGCCTGCCGCCAGGTTGGTCCCATAACTTTACCCGCCGATCTCAAAAACGGGGAACGGGTGTTTAAACAGAAAACCTCCATCCTGTTCAAAAGCATGCAGGTGGTTCGCTTTCTGGATCAGAAGCGTAACGTACTCATCTATCTGGTGTATTCCGACAAACTGGTAGAAGGTTCACCGAAGAACAGCATTTCCAGCGTGCCGATCCGGCCCTGGTAACAGGGTTAAACCGGGCAGAAAATATCTGCCCGCTGTGCTTTAATCCTGCCTTTAACGTTTCAGGTCGCCACGCTGATTATCCGCCCGGTAAGAAGGCCCTTCAGAGTGATAGTGCCAGCCGGTGAGGGTGCGTTCGTTGCTGCTCATCCGCCAGCTGAGCATCTTCTGTGCGTATTTCAGCGCCACCTGAGCATAATCGGGATTGTCCGCCAGGTTATTCAGTTCGCCGGGGTCTGCCTGCATATCAAACAGCAGTGGTGGTAGCTGATTAAAGTGCACATATTTGAACTCTTCATCCCTGATAACCGCCAGGCTGCACTCATCCAGATTCAGCCCCAGCTGTGATTCAGGCCCGCCGCTGACAATATCTCTGAAGTCATGCTCCCAGTGAGCAGCGGAACGCCAGCTTATATTTGTTTGCCCGGCCAGAAACGGTTGTAAGCTGTAACCGTCGCACTGCAGGGGAATATCAGCCCCCAGCAGATTCAGTACCGTTGGCATAATGTCGATGTTTTCAGTAAAGCGGCTGACCTGCCTGCCACGTC
This genomic window contains:
- the gbdR gene encoding choline metabolism transcriptional regulator GbdR gives rise to the protein MTSVVMRHPFKETKEQTRVGFLLLDNFTMIALASAVEPLRMANQLSGEELYSWHMISENGEQVRASDGLCFTPDASISHAPDVDILIVAGGVNITRSYRPKQISWIQAQARRGIVIGGICTGPYALAHAGLLDDHECSAHWECIAALQERYPKVRCNNRLFTIDQKRMTSSGGNTPMDMFLHLVALQHGAKLSSAVSDMFVCDRIRSEFDQQRIPLRQLHNNGQPKPKLVDIIELMEANLEEPIELDELARFVDVSRRQLERMFHKYLNCSPSRYYLKLRLDRARQLLKQSSMSIVEIASACGFVSTPHFSRCYRKHIGISPRDERKRVWGKGHETVMGDPAADEQLIARAARSSSALSEAQAEPSFGSVTL
- a CDS encoding 5-carboxymethyl-2-hydroxymuconate Delta-isomerase, which translates into the protein MPHCILECSPEILKHCNQQVLMQHCFDAAVASGLFSPEDIKVRILRLENQQVGETALTQLHTEVKILDGRTAEQRKHLSEKVLHGLHTYLSEAGLSQVSLSVEVSEIERASYSKIIL
- a CDS encoding CreA family protein — protein: MFFSKRLSVCAGVVFSTVFACTALQAEEIGSVDTVFKLLGANHKIVIEAFDDPRIPGVTCHLSRAKTGGISGSLGLAEDTSDASIACRQVGPITLPADLKNGERVFKQKTSILFKSMQVVRFLDQKRNVLIYLVYSDKLVEGSPKNSISSVPIRPW